The genomic interval GATGGCGACCATGAATGTATCCCTGCCCGATCCTCTGCGCGATTACGTGCAGCAGCGTATCGACAGCGGCCAATATGCCAGCGTCAGCGACTATGTGCGCGATCTGATCCGGCGCGATCAGAGCGTTGTCGTGGACGAGGAACGCTGGTTGAAAGACCTCGACGCCTCCATTGAGGCAAGCCTGAAAGAGATGGAAGCCGGAGGCGGTCATGATCTCCATGACGTTTGCGCCGAAATCATTGCCGATATTGAGGCGACCGCCGATCGCAAGCAGCACTGATGCAGGTGCGGCTATCGACGCAAGCCCGTCGCGATTTGCAAGGAATCAAGGAATGGATCGCGCCCAACAATCCGGCGCGAGCTGTGACGTTCATCGAAGAATTGCGCGATGCGGCGGCCCGGATCGGGACGATGCCCCATGCCTTTCCGCTGATCCCACGCTATGAACGGCATGGCATCCGTCGCCGGTCCTACAACGGTTATGGCATCCTCTATTCGGTGCAGTCCGATCGCGTCTTCGTGCATCGCATCATCGGCCCCGGCCAGGATCACGACCGCGCCTTGCGGCTGAATTGAGGCTTAAGCGATGATCGGACCCAAAAACTCCACACCATTACCGGCGCGTCGGGAAAGCGGGCCTGCCTCGCTGCGTCTGTGCTGGACGGGACGACTGCCCGCACCCGGCAAACCGCCGCACCGACCATCGCCCGCTTTCCCGACGCGCCGGTGAAGACGTGGCCGATAGAGGAGTTCACCTATCTGCAACCGGCGCGCTGAACGGCACGCACAGCGCCGAACGGATGCCGCACCTCGAACGCTATTGGAGCGCGGCCGATCCTGATTATTGCGACGGGGAGGGGGCAGAGAGTTTCCGCGCCTTGCTCCGGCGCTGCGACGCAGCGCTGGCGCGCTTCGCCGCCATACCGCCTGCATCGCTGGTCTATGTGTTCGGCATGGGCAGTTCATCCAGGCCGCGCGCGCGATCGTCGCCGACGCCCCTCTGAACGATCGGGGCAAGATGCGCGCCTTCTGGCGCAAAGGCGAGCCGCCCGCGGATCAGCAATGCGGAGCGGGTGGGGTTTCATAGGGCGGTGGACCGCTGGGAATGTGCGGCGGCCGTCACTGCCTGACGCCTATAATCTCAATCCCGCTTCGCCGAAGCGTCCAAACGGCGCGATCACGCGCAAGACCGCTTGCGGGCTTGTCGGAGCGGGGCTCTGTTGCAAAGATTGGCGGCAGTCAGAGGTAGGCTGTCGCTCTGCGCCGATCAGGCGGCTGCTGCGAAATGGTGGTTGAGCATGCCCATGGCCTCCGTCAGCGCCGAGGGCCCAATGCCAAAAGCTCTCTCCACAAGGCGCACCTCGCCCCTGATGCCGGGCTGCAGGCACCAGGGGCGAGCCTGTCCTTTGCGCAGGGCTCGCATGACTTCGAATCCCTTGATCGTGGCATAGGCCGTGGGGATCGATTTGAAACCGCGCACCGGCTTGATCAGTATCTTGAGCTTTCCGTGATCGGCCTCGATCACGTTATTGAGATACTTCACCTGCCGGTGGGCCGTCTCCCGGTCCAGCTTTCCTTCGCGCTTCAATTCGGTGATCGCTGCACCATAGCTCGGCGCTTTGTCGGTATTGAGCGTGGCAGGCTTTTCCCAGTGCTTGGGTCGTGCGGCTGAGCGGAACAGGAAAGTGTCGTAAGGGGCATTATTTTCTTTCAAAAGTCCCATTTGGAATTAGGTTGACGTAGCGGTCTGAGGCCGCCGTTTGCGACGGCGTCGGGCACGGAGAAATCGTAGCGCCCGAGGAAATTGATGTGACGCCAGGATATCGGCGAGAGTCGAGCGATATCGGCGGGCAGTGGCGGCGTCCCGGCCTCACTGAGTTGGCGCACGGTTTCTTGCATGTAGACAGCGTTCCAGTGGACGATGGAGTTGAGGGCGAGACCAAGGACGCCAAGCTGCTCCTCCTGGCCCTGGCGCAGAGGGCTTCTGATTTCGCCCCGATCGCCGTGATGGACGCGCCGACCGAGCTTGTGGCGCAATTCCTGCCGGTTGAGCTGAACCAATATCCGCCGGCGGAACGGTCGATCGTCGATGTATCGCAGGATGTGCAGCGTCTTGATGATGCGCCCCAGTTCAGACAGCGCCTTGGCCAGGGTCGTTGGGCGGTCTTTGACCTGCAGCATGCGCATGACGCCTGCGGCCTTGAGGTGGCCGAGCTTGAGCGATCCGGCCAAACGGATCAGGTCGGACCAGTTTTCCCTGATCAGATTGATTTTGATCCTGCCCCAGGCAATCTCATCGAATTGTCCGTAGCTCGCCTGGCGGTCGATGCGCCACAGCTTCGCGCCGCCGATGTCCGCCAGACGGGGGCTGAACCGGTAGCCCAAGAGCCAGAACAGCCCGAAAATCGCGTCGGAATAGGCGGCTGTGTCGGTCATGATCTCCAGAGGTTCGAGCTCGGTTTCCTGTTCCAGCAGGAGAGCCAGGACGACCAGGCTGTCGCGCAGCGTTCCAGGGATGACCGCTCCGGCCAGACCACTGAACTGGTTGGAAATCATGTTGTACCAAGTGACGCCGCGCTCCTGGCCGTAATATTTGGGGTTGGGGCCGGCGTGTATGGCGCTCGACGGAACGACAAACCGCATGCCGTCGGCGCTGGCCACCTCGCCTGCGCCCCAATGTTGGACGATATCCAGGCGACTGTGAGCGGCAACGATCGCGGCGTTGGCCGCGGCTATGGTCTCGGGCCGAATGAAATTCTGACCGACCCAGGAAAGCCGGTCGCGACGCAGAGCCGCAAATTCCGGGCGCACAACCGGCTCAAGGCCGATGTTACAGGCGCCGCCGACCAGGGTCGCGCAAAGGCTTATCTCGAAGTGCTCGACGGTGGCCTGACGCTCGCTCAGATGGGTAAAGGACTTAGCAAATCCGGTTCGCGCCATGACTTCAAGCAAGATGTCGGGCATCCCCGCCTTCGGCATGCGCGTTTGGACGGCGGCGCGAAGCGCACGAAGGCGCTCGGGTTCATCAAGCTTGTCGAGGGGCGTGACCACAATCTGGGTCTTGTCGGCGACCGTCTCGAAACGCAGGTCCAGATTGTCGCCCGCGCGCCCGGCGACATGACGATATGCCTCATCGAGAAGGCGGGAGAGACCGTCGATCTCAGTGTCGGCTTCCAGAGATCGGCCCAGGGCGCGTGCTACCATCAATCTGGAATTGTGCCAGGACTCGCCCTCGAGCATCCCGCGCCGGGGATCCCCGTATCGGATGCCGGGCTTGGCGAACACGTCGCGACGCTTGATCGCGAGACGCCATGCATCGATGATCGCGAAGACATAGGCTTTCGGGTCTCTCACCCTGCCTTCATGATCGAGGGCATGTTGCCTCCACGCCTTTGGGATCGCAGCGGTCGGTGCGCCGCGCATCTTGGCGAGAGACGACCAGTCGTCCACGCCCTTGAGGTAGCTGATCGCGGCCTTGACGTTTTTGCCGCCCGGGGCGGCGTCGATCTCGATGCGGGTGGTGATTTCAAAGAACAATCGCCGGGCGCCCCGCCATTTTGTTCGCAGTTGATCATATGGCTTGGTCTCTGCGGGCTTGGCGATTGCCTCCACCTTGGACATGGCGGCCTCGATGTCGGGACGGGGCAACCGCTCGAAGAGCACGTTTCGCCATTCATTGAGGGGCAGCCCGTCGTCGGTCAAAACCAAGAGACCCATCGCGTGGAGCAGCATCGCTGCGCCATCGAGATCGCGCAGGCTACGCAGGCGGGCCTGCTTGTCGGCGGCTTCAGCCCCCTTCACCAAGTCGGCAAGCAGAGCCTCGGCCAGCTCGGCAGCGTCGTCCTGGGCCGCCGCTTCGAGCGTATGGAAGAGCGCGGCTACGGTCGCGGTTCGACGAGGCTCCTGAAGGACAGCGATAGCCGAAGGCTTGCTGACGCGCGCCACCCGCGCGAGGCGCTCAAGGGTTGTGGCTGGAACACCGCGTGGTGGCGCCGGTCGCAGATTGAACGCCCGGACCGCATCGAGCCGATCAAGATGGCGGAAGAGCTCGGTCGGCATGCGCTTGGAGGGAATGGTCCGCAGCGCGTCCAAGGCGGCGAACGTGGATGTGTCGCCATCGTCAAACAGAGCGGCGATGCGCGCGCGCTGGTCATCGCTCAAGCTGGTGACCAGATGACACCAAAGCCTGGTCCGCGCACGATCGCGGATTCTGCCGACCAATCGCTCGACGACCGTGACGCCCGGCAGCAGCACCTTGTTGGCGATCAGCCAGGCCGCAGCTCGATCAATAAGGGGGCCGGGCCGATCGTCGCCGCTCCAGCAAAGGGCGTAGAGCCATCGGGTCAATCGGAACCGCGCCACCGCGTTGTCGCCAAAGTCCGTGAAGCCGCAGTGCGTCCGGATGAGCGCGAGGTGCCGGATGCGCCGGCTTCCCGCAAAATAGGCTTCCACGTCCGTGCCGGGTTCAAGAGCGAGTTGTTCGATCACGGCCGCCAGGACCGACGCGGGGATTTCGGCGGGCGAGACTGGAAATGCGCCCAGAAACCGGGCGCTGGTCAGCATCACCGCAAAGCCGAGCCGATTGTGGTCGCCGCGCAGAGTTCCAATGAGGTCGCGATCAGTTTGGTCAAAATGGAAATATCGCGCGAGCTGGTCGGCCGACGGTTCGCCGTCGAAGCGGGCAAAGCCCTGACGCTGGGCGTCAGTGAGGTGACGGGTGGGCATACCGTGCGAAACTTTCAACTTTTGCGAAGGCGGAGGCTTGTGCCGAAAAGTAAGGCTAATTTCTTCGCAAAACATATGTGCGAAATGAAATCATTTTGCAGTAACTTTCGCACGTCCCTTGGAGCCGCCGCATGAAGCTCGGCTATGCACGCGTTTCCACCGAGGATCAGAACCTGGAAATCCAGCGCGGTCGTCTCTCGGAGGCTGGCTGTGAGTTGATGTTCGAGGAGAAAATATCCGGAGCCGCTCGCGGCCGACCAGAGCTCGAAAAGCTCATGGGACACCTGCGCAAAGGCGACGTCCTGGTGGTCGCTCGCCTCGATCGTTTGGCGCGATCAACCATTGAACTTCTGCACATCGCGGAACGCATCAAGGAAAAGCAGGCAGGTTTACAATCGCTTGATGAACCTTGGGCCGATACCACGTCCCCGTCCGGCGTGATGATCATGACCGTGTTCGCTGGGATCGCCCAGTTCGAGCGGGCCCTCATATTGAGCCGAACCGACGAAGGTCGAAAGGCTGCGAGGGCGCGCGGCGTGGCTTTCGGCCGCCCAAAGAAAATGCGACCCGATCAAGCTGAGCTCGCTCGCCAACTCGTGCTCGAGGGCAAGTCCATCAGCGCCGTCGCAAGGACTTTCAACGTTCACCCGGCGACCATCTATCGCTGTATCGAGCCAAGCGGTTCCTTATGACACTTTTCTGTTCCGCTCAGCCGCACAACCCTGCTTCAGGCCTCGCAGGGCCTTGCCCAGGAACCGCTTCGCTGCCTTGGCGCTGCGGGTCGGCGACAGGTAGAAATCGATCGTGTCGCCCCGCTTGTCGACTGCCCGGTACAGGTAGGTCCACTTGCCCCGCACCTTGACGTAGGTTTCATCCAGGCGCCAGCTCGGATCAAAGCCACGCCGCCAGAACCAGCGCAGCCGCTTCTCCATCTCCGGGGCGTAGCACTGGACCCAGCGATAGATCGTCGTATGGTCGACCGAAATGCCGCGTTCCGCCAGCATTTCCTCAAGGTCGCGATAGCTGATCGGATAGCGACAATACCAGCGCACCGCCCACAGGATCACATCACCCTGGAAATGGCGCCACTTGAAATCCGTCATCGTTCCGTCCGTCCAATCTCCGCCAAGCATGCTCAAGCTTCACGATTTTTGCAACAGAGCCCTCAAGCATGGCATTGATCGACTGGCCGCCCGGGCACAGCTCGCCAGCAATCCATTCCGTCAATTGCGCGCGATCCACCCGCTTCATGCGGTGATATCCAGGATGGATCAGGATCTCCGCACAATGCCGTCGTGCTGTCCGACTGGAAAAGTCATAACCGGCTATCTCGCCAGCCTCGACACCGAGTTGCTCGGCCAGATACGAGAGGCCATCGGTAGGGATTGAGCCGGGATCGATCGCGAAAAACCCCAGGGAAGCGAAGAATTTCAGCTGCGCGGCGAGGCCAAGGCGCGTCAGGGCCGGCTTCGAATTTACAAAATCAATATCGGCAAAGCTCAGGCTCCATCGTCCGATCAAATCCCCGCCCGGAATACTCCGATCCATCAACCCACTCCCTATGATGGAGCGAACTGTCCTCTTCTATGATTTCCATCGTCAATACCGAATG from Sphingobium sp. TKS carries:
- a CDS encoding type II toxin-antitoxin system ParD family antitoxin, which gives rise to MATMNVSLPDPLRDYVQQRIDSGQYASVSDYVRDLIRRDQSVVVDEERWLKDLDASIEASLKEMEAGGGHDLHDVCAEIIADIEATADRKQH
- a CDS encoding Tn3 family transposase; this translates as MPTRHLTDAQRQGFARFDGEPSADQLARYFHFDQTDRDLIGTLRGDHNRLGFAVMLTSARFLGAFPVSPAEIPASVLAAVIEQLALEPGTDVEAYFAGSRRIRHLALIRTHCGFTDFGDNAVARFRLTRWLYALCWSGDDRPGPLIDRAAAWLIANKVLLPGVTVVERLVGRIRDRARTRLWCHLVTSLSDDQRARIAALFDDGDTSTFAALDALRTIPSKRMPTELFRHLDRLDAVRAFNLRPAPPRGVPATTLERLARVARVSKPSAIAVLQEPRRTATVAALFHTLEAAAQDDAAELAEALLADLVKGAEAADKQARLRSLRDLDGAAMLLHAMGLLVLTDDGLPLNEWRNVLFERLPRPDIEAAMSKVEAIAKPAETKPYDQLRTKWRGARRLFFEITTRIEIDAAPGGKNVKAAISYLKGVDDWSSLAKMRGAPTAAIPKAWRQHALDHEGRVRDPKAYVFAIIDAWRLAIKRRDVFAKPGIRYGDPRRGMLEGESWHNSRLMVARALGRSLEADTEIDGLSRLLDEAYRHVAGRAGDNLDLRFETVADKTQIVVTPLDKLDEPERLRALRAAVQTRMPKAGMPDILLEVMARTGFAKSFTHLSERQATVEHFEISLCATLVGGACNIGLEPVVRPEFAALRRDRLSWVGQNFIRPETIAAANAAIVAAHSRLDIVQHWGAGEVASADGMRFVVPSSAIHAGPNPKYYGQERGVTWYNMISNQFSGLAGAVIPGTLRDSLVVLALLLEQETELEPLEIMTDTAAYSDAIFGLFWLLGYRFSPRLADIGGAKLWRIDRQASYGQFDEIAWGRIKINLIRENWSDLIRLAGSLKLGHLKAAGVMRMLQVKDRPTTLAKALSELGRIIKTLHILRYIDDRPFRRRILVQLNRQELRHKLGRRVHHGDRGEIRSPLRQGQEEQLGVLGLALNSIVHWNAVYMQETVRQLSEAGTPPLPADIARLSPISWRHINFLGRYDFSVPDAVANGGLRPLRQPNSKWDF
- a CDS encoding recombinase family protein, which produces MKLGYARVSTEDQNLEIQRGRLSEAGCELMFEEKISGAARGRPELEKLMGHLRKGDVLVVARLDRLARSTIELLHIAERIKEKQAGLQSLDEPWADTTSPSGVMIMTVFAGIAQFERALILSRTDEGRKAARARGVAFGRPKKMRPDQAELARQLVLEGKSISAVARTFNVHPATIYRCIEPSGSL
- a CDS encoding type II toxin-antitoxin system RelE/ParE family toxin — encoded protein: MQVRLSTQARRDLQGIKEWIAPNNPARAVTFIEELRDAAARIGTMPHAFPLIPRYERHGIRRRSYNGYGILYSVQSDRVFVHRIIGPGQDHDRALRLN